gtgtattattaattcaaacaattaattaaaaggtTATTAATATTTCTCAGTATAAAGAAAACGTTctacttttaaaattttgaaacaatgataaataacttacggccgttttcaataacctatctatccttagtttaacttactagaggtagacaaatctatcatttttacgcttacttacattccaataacctatcgacagacagcattggactataactaataatataattatattggacataatTATGGATAACTTGTCagtaaacggtgatagcaatctatccgtaactagagatacgtttttGAAAACAGACGCAAATCGATAACGACGAAGCAGTAAAATATTATGACAAACAACAACCTACAATAGAAAAGGGAAAATACTCTGAAAATTATTCccattcatttattatatataacatttaattacAGTGAAATTACCAATTTACAATACTTCAGAAACAATATGATTTTTACGAGCTTAAGCACAGTGCATTGCTAAAAGACGTTCTTACAATTCATTTTTTAGCTATGAAGGACTACAAATAAAACAGCCAAATAGTATTCTGGatgtatttatttagaattcattgtttgtagaATTTTAAACTTACAGGttggttaaaaaaatataaatattgctaaAAAAAAGTTACAGTACTGCAAATTAATGCTAAAACCACAAGGGAAAATAAATgtatcattaaaaattaaattaatcttataacaatttaaattgcTAATTAATGCAATGTCTACGTGAGcgattaaaacataaaaataaaaatatcgacattaattttaataattaaaattaaatatacaataaatgtCAAAGGAAAATATATTCTATCTACAATATACAGGtaacaaacatctatatatttacattttttttaaatagactaGTACATGATTTAAAtcgaaattatattaattgaatttatCCAAGTGCTGTCCAtttgttagaaaataaaaaaaaaaaaaaattatcactgtTACATTAAGCACATTTAAGAAATCTTTATTTTCGAAtaacacatattattaattatgctCATATGCCTTTGGCTgactttatataaattactaatattCTATAAACATGTAAATATGCATCTAAAGATTAAGTGAAAAGGTTGGTATGTAATGAAGAAAAAAATGGACAACAGCAAATTTTGGACAcacatataatttataacacCGTAACAAATTTCTAAGGGGGAAAAGGATAAAGATCCATCGGAGGAAGAAATGGGcgaaatttttaatttcacacAAAATAACCTACGTACTAACCACGTATTTACAAGCGGCGAACCGCATAAAGCTctcttaaaaaattacaaaaagtctcaacatataataattaacctatctatcaaaatatttacaattattgctATTAAAAGGTGCGCTTAAAACGCCCCACATGCAAGGCTTATTGCAGTTTCTACTAAAGTCAGAAAGATTAACCTCAGTTCAAAGTGTTGAAGTCTTATAGGCCATAGTACTTCAGGGAAATATGAACGCAGAACATGTTATAAGagaacttaataaaataataaactcagtagaataacatattaaaaatgtaattgttaaaaaagtaaGACTAAATACTGGCATAGTACTTATGCCTTTAAATCCAGTAACGGAATGATCCTTTAAGTAACAAACGAGCGAAACAATATTCTTAATTATTCAGTCAACGGTTATGTTATTATCAGACTTTTAGGTTAACAGATATTTTGAGTAAATCGACACAAGAAAATACAAgtaagaaattataattattgatattttaaaacagACCAGATTAAAATGTCAGtcttattatgatattataataacaaacgTAAGCAATATTTTGATTGTTAAACGAAAGaatgtatttttgaatataaaatggCTGATCTGAGCATCCTAATTGAATTTCCTATGGTAAAGATTCATAGCGATTAAcgcaaaatttattaaaaaactttgtTGAAATATTCATCTTATTATTGAGAATTTTCGTTTTTAGCTGCTTCAATGTCGGTATGAGGGGTATTCGCGGGCGGAAGCGCGGTTTGCGCTCGCGACCGCGCCATGGCCTATGATGGCGCGGGCGCGGCGAACCGCGCTCAGGGACGGTGAGGGTGTGCCGAACTGAGCGAAGAGCTACTGACTCCAGAGTCACTGCTCTTCTCGGACGCACACGGTTCTCCGCCAGCGACAAACTTCACAACATTCAATTTATGATCTGATTCACAAATATCATCTCTTGCGCCTCCAGGTAATCCACCAGCACGTGTTACAACTTTCTCACTAACAGTGCCAGGGTATCGTTCAATTCTATCACACTCCGCGTCATCAGGCTGTCGTCGTCGAATTGAACGCTTTGCTTGCGGAGCCGGTTCTGGTGGTCTATGAGAAGGTTCTTCCGTTCTATGGACAAGGGGTGATGTACGAACACGGACTCCTCCGACACCGACGCTGGCTTCATAACAGCCAGAGTCGCGGGGAAACTGTCGGCGATCAAATGTAGAGTCGCCACCTTCTGAACTTGAACCTCCACCTTCACCCTCGCCATCGCCTTCGCCACCTGCGATGTTTTGTGCTATTAAAAACACTGAAGAAAATTCTTAAGAATTGtacaaattttaatgtttcGTATTTAATTGTGAACTAAGTATAATTCTTAATACGTTTAATGTGTTGcttataaacgcgaagtaatGTTATGCCTTTTTTGTCCTAATCTTAACTTTGTCTTTAACTgaactacagaattacatgacagggagaagtaattttaaacttgtcATAACTTTACACTACGTTTATAAGTCAGGCTGTTTGAGTTTTCCTTTATCCCAAATGTGatgttactttaaaaatatattacacatattaaatagaaattgagtattatttaatatgctTATTACCAAGCAATTCATCATCAATCGAAATCTTACATTCGAGTTGGTGTAGCAGTTGTACAGCAGCAAGGATACGAGTCCGATGATCTGGAGTCATGATTCCCAAATAATCTAAATCTGAAGGCTCAATTTCTTTGAAAAGTTCAATATCTTCATAGCCATTCCTTTCGAAAGCAATAGCATATTCTGGTAAATCAATTCTTCTTAACAATTCTTCAACAGTTCTTGGTCTGGTTTCCCATAGTCTTTCCCGACTTTTACACCATTTTAGTGTCCTACATCTATTTGTGTCTCTTTCTGAAAGGACTTCGACATTggcaaatttaaaatttccaaCTTTGTTGTTCAGAACACCTCTCCAAATCCCGGATGCGTTCATGTTGATAACTTCTATTATGTCTCCTTTCTgtcaaaatatgataaaaaatatgtatttttgttaaattaatttatggaATCAAGATTAAAAAGTTCTATAAGATCAACATTGCAAAATGGATTTTATTTGAGGTTGGTAGCATATACTGAAATTTTAAGCTGCGTAATGTGTGGCAGCTAccaacttaatatttttatgatttttatatattgcttacaattttttcCATATCTTTATTGAATGGGTTAGAATTACCCATGAGTTTTTATACGAGTTTGCTTAAAGAGAGAATTTGCTAcccaaattattttataaaacacttgTTAAGTAGAATatctgaaatattaataaaatttggcttCAATACCAATATGATGTAAAGTGTTGTCCAACGATGGACATAAAATAGCGATATCGAAgtaattacaactttttacaacattatatatataaaaatatcattatgtCAAATTGTCAATATtttctatgtaatattttatttatttaccttgtATCTTAATGCATCTTTTTCGTAGATATTCGGCAAATAGTCAACGAGGGCTCGTGCTCTGCACAGCATTTGCGGTACCAGTAAACTTCGCCCGGCTGGActtaattctatgttttcttctGCCGAGAGAGATGAATGATTACTACCAGCTCGAACCAATGCCTGAGTGCCTGTATATAAATAGCTATACTAAAAAAATGGAAAGTATCAAAAGATAGTGACCGGGACACAAGTAGAAATATTATAACatgttttacacaaattaattaaagtttGAAGAATAAACCACCCTAatgaaaactaaatacaaaatagtctGACACAGATGTGTTATAAGAAAGATatttattagtaaaaataaataaaatatttacacaaatagagaaatttaatattagcaTGGGCAAATGAAACACAGAAAGGAAAGACATACATATtcacaaacatttatattaacaCCAACAAGAAATTCTATAAAGCCACTCACTACTGCCAGAGCCGCTGGGAAGACTTTCAAAACTACTATTAGAACATGGAAACGCATTATCTCCAATGGTTCGCATATCCGATCCTTCAGGACCTCTTTCTTGTCGTAACCTAGAAATTTTTCTTTGAACATCTTGTCGTAGACCCCGAACCTTTCCAGCTAAATTTGATACACCTTCACATTCTTCAGCTGACtgcaaaaacattaaaatattcatatgccagttttgtaataaaatagacatttttatgtttgtacttttgaattttaattcgATTACCTTGTGCACGGTGGCTATGTGTTGTGAGTCAGTTTCGCTCTCTTGATCTTCGTAATCTGATGAGGCGGGCGATAACGGATCTATTCCTATCCGATAGCCTGACATTTGCCTGTAACCTCTCCGTGAGTCCCGTTCAGATCTACATGATTCTAATGATATTCCAGAGAGTCTTGATCCTATAGATTGTATATCAGACGCGGCGTAATCCCCGCTTTCCCTGTCTCTCGACGTTCGAAGGGGTATCACAGTCGTAGGGTAGGGGCCGCTTTGTGGAATTATTAATCCTCTTCGCGGAGTTCTCGCTAAGCTTATATCGCCAGCGCTTCTCAGTGATATCACGCCCTCGCCTCTCGGCTCGTTTCGCAGATTAAGTGTAAAACAAACACGTCCGTTCTGGATCGTCGCAGCCGGAACATTTCCTCCCATAAGAAAATCTTCTGGGTCGCTTTCATAGGGAGGTTCATCATACCAATGTCCTCGACCTGAGAGTCCTCTTGCCTCATCATCGTACATATAGGTGTCGTCTGTAAACGATTCACCAATTAAAGATGTTTAATGCTAATTTCAATAATGCAAATTAAATGACCGTTCTAGCATAATAGCAAAAAAATTTACCGTCAAACTCCCTCCCACAAAATGGCGGTTTCACTGACAACACTGCAGACAAGCTGTGTACGAACATCGGAAAGCCGTGCGTGGTTGATGcaaacaattttaaaacatgCATTTAGCATTTCGACGCAAATAAAAATTCGCAAGATTGAAGATGATTTTACtattataaatagtattatGTTTCCCATTGGAATATTGAATATCTTACTGACGTATCACATTCAATTTACTTGTATGTATGATTGATGGAAGATGCACATCGAAAGCGTAACCGGATGATTGCGATGTCGAACAATAAATCAATGACAGAATCAAATAAGCAATCCGTCGAGTTGACCAATAAATTAGGTGTCAAAACATCGTGCAAGCAACATGCTTCATGTCATATTTTATGACCTCACGTAATCATCATTATAATGCGTATTTTTCTAGAGCTTCGATATTTTGACCTCCAAATCACAAATAACATTCAAGCAGTACAAATGgccataaaacaaaatattgaaaataaaatttagaaggCAAAAAACCAATTAGAACAAGTTTTATACTAATGCACACTGATACTAGCCAAAATAGGAAGCAACTAGAAAATAATGAATAGTTATTTGCTTATAAtttagttcaaaataaaagtttgtaaaattttaaatatgtatacgATCTTTAGAACTTATGTTGCtattgttgtttaaatattatgtttataatattttttgatgtaaGAATACTAAAATACGAGTACATTTTAACATAGTACATAAAGTAATGACTTTGATGATGGCTTTTCTTTCGATTGTATGTAGAATCAGATGAATACTTTTTACATTGTCATGTTGCTGTTTATTTATAcagacatttttcaaatcagtaATAAGAAATCGGAAATCCTTAActtctttataattttattagttatcgatataatgattttatatataaaatgttagaAGTTACCTCCAAAAGGTCCCCTTACGCCTTCTCGCCCCATGTTCATTAGGCCATGTCGGATGTCTCTTAATATCTGAAAGAGAGATCGAAAATTACTGTTacgttatatttcttttttttgtcaaattaaatcattattagataatataggcctaattttatattttcttaaaaatatttgaaatgcaAACGAATAGTCTCAcgataaaaaaagttaaatccTATCCTACCACTTTTTATTCCGTTATATCGCtgagttataaaaatatacaatgcaaTAATATGGCAACGAAAAAgggtatattttgtgtaaaatatgataaaagaGATATACCAAACATTTTAAAACGAAAATTGAACAATATTGGTAAAAGAAATCTTGTGTCCCACATAATACTGAGTGGGTGTTAAGGTATTTCACTAACGAGCTGCAAaacaagtaaaaatataaataaaacagagATTTCTACAGAACGTTTCGCTACATCGAGCAAGGTGATAAATATTCAAACGTTGGAACGACCAATCCTATGTAAGTACGAAAGTATTGAAGACATTAAGTTAATTTATGCGCATTCGGTTTGCGCTTACGAGTATCGGCTTGTACCGAGTATTTATCTTCACACAATCTTTTATTGATATGAGAAATTATTACAACTGTGACTAGCATTCGATTTAATTTAATGGTGTCTAACTCATGATTTTACACTACCTGCGTAAGCAAAAGACATAGTCTTGCAATATCAAAGGTTTTTAAAAACCTACGCTTAGATTTAAAGTGTCTATCTAGTTGTAAGTATTATTGGAAAATATAGAAAGATATTAGAAAAATTAAGAAGAGTATGAAaagcaaataaatattgacattgtaaaaaaattgcctTAACgcattcaaatttaagactggcgtgtataaaaataatattaaagtggaACTActctgtaaaactttataaagttCCTCAATTCAAATatctacacaaattaaattcagAATTTCACGGGCAGTAAACACAATATATGCGAGTATATCAGATATGCGAGCAAGGGGCTTCAAAAGTTTCGAAGCGAAGCAGTACAACTACTAATAGGCTTAGACCAAGATTAGGACACGATTAGTCGGCCCCGACGCGCGTGAGTGCCATTCGTAAGATTAGAAGCTTTGCGACTTCAGCATTAGTTTGAAATTCCATTTGCAGCCTCCATTACTCAATGTCACGAACGATATTGATTTTTGAAATGCGACAGcgcttcaaaaatataataaattacgaATTTTCATTTGTCACAGTGAATCTAATGAATTGATTAATATCAGATACTTTGTCAGTGAAATTGGCGGAGCGGCGCTTAGTTATTaagcttttttattaaataatagagaGATGTTTTTCTGTTTACGCAAACGCTTTgtgaaaagtatttttttcgAACAGTTACAGATTAAGTCGTTACGCACGTTTAACGCACGATCATTTTAGAGAATTTATTTATGAATCTTATTAATTTAAGAGTATGGTTTGCATTAGTTAGGATCATTATGATGGCAtagataaactatattttttgtcaTATAACAGCTTTATTAATACAAAGCCTACCATGGGAGTTTTACATGtatcttttaaaaaatcaaatttttaaatttttccgtGTATACCCAGGGTGTTGAAAAAATCCTGTACTATACTCTTGAGGCGTATATTGGTATCAAGTAGtgagaacaaataaatattgattattagGAAATAAGcacagtaaaaaaataacgtacccaattataaaagtttggacACCTCTGCCTGCgcgaattttatattttcccctcccacacacccatttcattcatgtaCCCTGCGAAATGCGTGCGGGCGGCGGCAAAAACGAATGTTttgtattgataataaaaatcgCCCGCCTTATTCGTTTGAGCCGACATGCCGTGCAGCAGATCCTAGCTATACACCATTGGACCGAGGCCAGGGCGAAAACCTTAGTTTActgataaaataatgaataagtCAGGGGttttcaagatttttgaaaacctttaatatgaaaatatgttCTTTTTATTGTGGTTTctatttagattttatttttagtggtgTCACACATCCAACTTCATATCTGTGTCAATTATCGTACAAGGTTTTTTCAACATATTGTATATGCGTTGTTATTTGAGCATAATATATCGGATGGGACGTTTAATTTATAACTTGCAACAAAATGATAACAATGATAACGGAGTAGATACGAAACGCTCActgtacacaaaaatgacagtAAAAACCGAATGCACGCATTTGTACCTTagtttaaatatcattatttattataagtatattaaaatcaACTAACAAACAATTTGAACTTCGCTTATgacttaaaaaacaaaacaactcAATAAGAAAACTGAGACAAGCCCATTGTTTGCATTATTTCTGAGTGGtctttacaaaatattaccaatacatttttgtaatcataGAACTAATGTGGCatattcacaattttattttagttataaaagtCTCAGAGGTTTTATTCGAATCCTTTATAAGTTACGCCACAGCGACGGGgcacataaaagaaaaaaacttataaCGATTTACCTCCTCCTGTTCTCTCGCCAATTTGTCCTTTTTCTTCATCGCCTCTTGAACTTTTAACTGCAACAAGCACAAAATCCCATTCATTTAAAAGTTGTGAAACTCTATTATACTTACCAATTCTCTTTATATAAAAGTCAACGGTgtgttatttttgtttactGTTCCCAGACTTAGAATTATTCgtgcacaaaataaaatatctaacaaATAggtatatatgaaaataatgcttatgatataataattacaaaattataatttttttataacaaccgTTCTAATGAGATATAAGATTACAgataatgataaaattttagGTAGATTTCtcttacaatactataatttgtaaatcTCGTTAACgtaaaagtgcttaaataatatttgcaaaCTATCTCATGCTTGCATGCAAATCCTAAACTATAATTTCATGCATTGTGCATACATTTTattcttacataatatttatttcttaatataataatgatataatttaatgaatatatttagAAAAAGCCAAAATGCTAGAGCCACCTCCTTCTTCGCGCATTCCAAATATAAAAACCAAAAGGCGTTTGTAAAAAGgcgaaaattttgaattttgaaaatactGTTAAAATTCTGTTGgcaatttgaaaaatatgtcCGTGAAAATGGTCAGCCTGAAGTCTCATTTACATATAATTAtgctcataattttttgccaaACAGAATATAACAGAGTTTTCCTGCTGAAATATTGCAAAGAAAAGTGTTCATTTCTTTAACGTTACTTATGCTTTCagataaaatatgtatgtttaaaaaatatattttgttttaagtgaACACTAAGCTTTTTGGCAATTATATTTCAAAGCAGGAAAACTGGCGCTCACCCTATGAATCGTTTCTTCGAAGGTGTTTGGATGGGCGGCACTCATTTGAAAGAAGCGGAGGCGGTCATAGTCTCTTGGATCTACCATAGACCTCAGAACTGTGTCTGAACCTGCTTCTAGACCTAGCCCACTTTGTAGCACGCTGTCTGGTGTATCCACCTAAAGGAAAGTACTAAGTTATTCCTGATGTTATCTCCAATAAAATACCAGATAACATTAGCGTCGTCAATCAaagatataaaagtaaataaatcataagTATTGTTTGATCGCAAAACGTAAGGAGTACTTTTAAGACAAAgaaacatattttgtaatagttatttaagcAACTGTTGTTTAGGGGTAATATCACATGAGTGtgttaatacctaattatcaacagttgcatacaagactttatctactcccataatatgaatcctctataaaagattttgaaacaGCTTActtctaacattaaaaaaggcaGTCCTTccaaccataatatcatccaaaggagtgttattatgaaaacggatgatataatgttgtactgaatttcatttcaatactcgtttggatgatgtaatgctTATCAGGAGattggatgttttaatgttggcaatgagctaactgttttagaatctttaatagaagatttaaagcatggtcgttttttttttatggaataggaggacaaacgagcgtacgggttaattacctggtgttaagtgatcaccgccgccccacattctcttgcaacaccagaggaatcacaagagcattgtcggcctttaaggaagttgtaggtcgtagataaaatatattatataaggacGAATTTTGTAAGAAGTGTATTTAAGGTATCttattaattatcctaatcgTACCTTTTTCacctactatattattataaagccacatgctttataataatatcaaatataaagcTAAATATATTCTTCTGATATGTAAATTCAGTTAgactaatataaatttattatattttccgcATACGGTACAAAAATATATCGAATGCCAGTATTAAAATGTCAACGGAGATGATATTTTAGAATAACGAGCAAAGtttatttagttaaaaatttCGAGAATATATCAATATTGACATGTTCCGACAGCTACTTTCCGAAGTATGTTGAAAATACAGATAACGTTAGATTTTGTTGTTCAACTTTTAAAGGTTTACTAGCTGacgcaacaaacgttgtattgccgatattaaaatcgcgatacaaaagtaactgttgatcgtagattggtgaaaatttgaagttgtatgtattttttaatgctgactcataatcaaacaaattaaaaaaaaaatgtcaaaaaaataaaaaaattaaattcgtgtggaccacccttaacatttacggggatgaaaaatagatgttgtccgattctcgaaatttcatgagaatcggtcaagccgtttcggaggacttcaaagtttaacaccatgacacgaaaattttatatatatgaaagATACTATACTAACATAATGTACTGTATGAATTTTGTaactttcttttttaaattaatcatatcattaatagtatttaaaattcaaGAGTGATACATAAATACGTAAAAAGTAtagacattaataaaataatatgtaaatagttaattaattacttcaaatatacgtttattttattataatcatcaatGGCTGTAAAAGGGCCTACTTGTTGGTTGGATAATTACTTCATGTTagggttatttattttaaattacacaCAGAACAGATataacaaatcaaatcatttattaataacacaattgTTACAGgtcaaaataataagtaaataaaaaattctattCATCATTTATATACGTAGGGAAGTACCTAATTCACaataatactatattatgtaattggtcatatgttattatttgtaaataatgacGTGATAAACCAGAAAACTATAagctttttaccagtgggaggctcccttacAGAGGAGGCTGGCAGTTGGGTAAAACTTGCTacgaaacagtaatgtgcaactataatatatttacagactcctttgcacaagaagccggctagattatgggtaccacaacggcgcctatttctgccgtgaagcagtaatgtgtaaacattactgtgtttcggtctgaacggcgccgtagctagtgtaattactgggcaaatgagacttaatctcttatgtctcaaggtgacgagcgcaattgcagtgccgttcagaatttttggatttttcaagaatcctgagcggcattgcattgtaatgggtagggcgtatccattaccattagctgaaccacctgctcgtctcgtcccttattttcataaaaagaaattgtTTTAACCTCAAGCCGAAGCTTCGAAAATTACAGTTAAAGAGATCTTACAACTTGAGTAACCTATTCGATGTCTATGTTAGGAGTGGCggcaatcaattaccatcagctgaacgtcctgcttgtctcatcccttattatcttaaaaaacaGGTATAAGCAGTCTCCCTTTCCCaggtaaacataatatatacataataccacatttaacattataataaattgattaacTTAATTCCATTTAAGAATTCCGAATTTCGAATTTAGAAATCCCTTTGAGTTGCCTGAAATTCTCTATGTTTCCCTTCAAAAGAGAGATAAAAGGTAAAAGACAAGTAATTGGTGTAAAGAACAAAAATATGCTCAAAACGACGTATCTTTACTCGATGAAAGGCCTATAAAATCCGGAATCTGTTCAATTCCGGGTATGTAGAGTCGGGTATTGTCGGAAACGCGTATTATTCCCTTATCAAGTTAAGTTAATGGTGGAGCTTTGTAAGGCCTATGATTAATTGATTTGTCCTAACAAAATCTCATTGTGATGCAGATATTCTTAGCTTTTTCGCCAAGTGTGTGATTAATGGTATGGCTGAAAGAAAATTTGTTTTTGCAGTAATATATCAAACCTTAATAAAATTAAGAGGTTGAGTTTAAACTATAATGAAGTGATAATTTTCTTCATGTTATcttattaaatactttaatatacatttttttatttaaaattgtaatcGGCTATTTAGTCCGATGGTTTCTATGTTGCTACGGGTAGTGGAGTGGAccgtttgtttttaatatttttataaataaattcttaaacAACATCTTAAAGCAAAAAATTACGTGTTGCAccaattgacaatttttagatgtcACAACTCTAACTATTAGCTATAatcgtccaatcttcgccggttaaagctattgttaatgttaaatagtgaCCTGTCAAATAAACATTCAATATTGACTTGAGCCTAAGATctatgtattaaaattaaaaaaaaaacaggtgaCTTTAAATGatcaacaataatatatataatataattgtttacatCTGACAACCCTGATGTTTCGGCTGACTGAGAGTTAGAAAATATAATCTTTTCAATgctttcataattaaataagttatttttaaagtgataaccctcacttctgagattaataacacaattcaattttaaaaacaaaatttatgaacgatgcgggactcgaacacacgacctctaaaagcattttaaaaacttacaaattgtttagatttacaagagcgacatctctagtcaatttcctaatctGCAATTATTGGGGATGAGaatgttatcaactgtaaagtggatcctgtagatgaagccaccgGTGAGTTGAACAAGAAATACAAGATGTACcaacgatacgtcattcgaacggttggctcagtggtagAGCGCTCGCACTGACCACGAAAAGTCGCgcgttcgagtcccacatcggtCATAATTATtcctttcaaatttaatttgtgttaaatgATATAGTGTATCAGGATATAGGTATAGGATCAGGTTATATCACCAGATTAAAGCTAgctctcattaaaaaaaaagtaattgttaGTTTTGGTTATGTTACAACTGTTTTGTAACTTAAGCAGTCCTGGAATTGCACAAGGTAGCGGTAATTACTAATTGCCTCTAAATTACAGAATAATTGGAGATGGAAGTGACTGA
The nucleotide sequence above comes from Leptidea sinapis chromosome 12, ilLepSina1.1, whole genome shotgun sequence. Encoded proteins:
- the LOC126967146 gene encoding SAM and SH3 domain-containing protein 1-like isoform X2, whose product is MATAATSNIVIEWLRSLHLGQYAESFIDNGYDDLEICKQVGEPDLDAIGVLNPAHRQRLLHSVRTLREEGAAAVYFTLEEAAAVRDSCRCEEEVRKEQAVATIEPAKYADEYEEGKAELVKIPRIQLKRLLRERLAQDGIRLSLQPYSTTDGDRGYLEGLASRYADLFSTHYGDVLDHLEELRRHEWEEMSPRMRVIGPNTPPTPPSASPGSLALNNLTTSHSQPIYVPGKYSPSSCLTDKEEDDIYGFGYGVFGKQMLQRQQQQKQLLLAQSSQPLIHNQQHNYQSCLSPRSAYFYEFPPSDNCLGTAKKKVTTFSRLLRGLKSHRKEKHGSCSPKHNTRQTLPPQRVDTPDSVLQSGLGLEAGSDTVLRSMVDPRDYDRLRFFQMSAAHPNTFEETIHRLKVQEAMKKKDKLAREQEEILRDIRHGLMNMGREGVRGPFGDDTYMYDDEARGLSGRGHWYDEPPYESDPEDFLMGGNVPAATIQNGRVCFTLNLRNEPRGEGVISLRSAGDISLARTPRRGLIIPQSGPYPTTVIPLRTSRDRESGDYAASDIQSIGSRLSGISLESCRSERDSRRGYRQMSGYRIGIDPLSPASSDYEDQESETDSQHIATVHKSAEECEGVSNLAGKVRGLRQDVQRKISRLRQERGPEGSDMRTIGDNAFPCSNSSFESLPSGSGSSTQALVRAGSNHSSLSAEENIELSPAGRSLLVPQMLCRARALVDYLPNIYEKDALRYKKGDIIEVINMNASGIWRGVLNNKVGNFKFANVEVLSERDTNRCRTLKWCKSRERLWETRPRTVEELLRRIDLPEYAIAFERNGYEDIELFKEIEPSDLDYLGIMTPDHRTRILAAVQLLHQLECGEGDGEGEGGGSSSEGGDSTFDRRQFPRDSGCYEASVGVGGVRVRTSPLVHRTEEPSHRPPEPAPQAKRSIRRRQPDDAECDRIERYPGTVSEKVVTRAGGLPGGARDDICESDHKLNVVKFVAGGEPCASEKSSDSGVSSSSLSSAHPHRP
- the LOC126967146 gene encoding SAM and SH3 domain-containing protein 1-like isoform X1, translated to MATAATSNIVIEWLRSLHLGQYAESFIDNGYDDLEICKQVGEPDLDAIGVLNPAHRQRLLHSVRTLREEGAAAVYFTLEEAAAVRDSCRCEEEVRKEQAVATIEPAKYADEYEEGKAELVKIPRIQLKRLLRERLAQDGIRLSLQPYSTTDGDRGYLEGLASRYADLFSTHYGDVLDHLEELRRHEWEEMSPRMRVIGPNTPPTPPSASPGSLALNNLTTSHSQPIYVPGKYSPSSCLTDKEEDDIYGFGYGVFGKQMLQRQQQQKQLLLAQSSQPLIHNQQHNYQSCLSPRSAYFYEFPPSDNCLGTAKKKVTTFSRLLRGLKSHRKEKHGSCSPKHNTRQTLPPQRVDTPDSVLQSGLGLEAGSDTVLRSMVDPRDYDRLRFFQMSAAHPNTFEETIHRLKVQEAMKKKDKLAREQEEILRDIRHGLMNMGREGVRGPFGDDTYMYDDEARGLSGRGHWYDEPPYESDPEDFLMGGNVPAATIQNGRVCFTLNLRNEPRGEGVISLRSAGDISLARTPRRGLIIPQSGPYPTTVIPLRTSRDRESGDYAASDIQSIGSRLSGISLESCRSERDSRRGYRQMSGYRIGIDPLSPASSDYEDQESETDSQHIATVHKSAEECEGVSNLAGKVRGLRQDVQRKISRLRQERGPEGSDMRTIGDNAFPCSNSSFESLPSGSGSSTQALVRAGSNHSSLSAEENIELSPAGRSLLVPQMLCRARALVDYLPNIYEKDALRYKKGDIIEVINMNASGIWRGVLNNKVGNFKFANVEVLSERDTNRCRTLKWCKSRERLWETRPRTVEELLRRIDLPEYAIAFERNGYEDIELFKEIEPSDLDYLGIMTPDHRTRILAAVQLLHQLECKISIDDELLGGEGDGEGEGGGSSSEGGDSTFDRRQFPRDSGCYEASVGVGGVRVRTSPLVHRTEEPSHRPPEPAPQAKRSIRRRQPDDAECDRIERYPGTVSEKVVTRAGGLPGGARDDICESDHKLNVVKFVAGGEPCASEKSSDSGVSSSSLSSAHPHRP